The genomic stretch AATTGGATTTATTGGGTTGGTGTGTCCAATAGTTGCGAGATTGTTGTGCGGAACTTCAAAACACATCTATGTAATTCCAAGTGCTATGTTAATTGGAGCAGTTTTTTTAATTATAGCAGACATTCTCGTAAGGCCAGGTGTAGTAATTCCTACAACGAGTACTGAATTACCTTTAATGTGTCCTTTATCGATAATTGGAGCTCCAATTGCTATAATAATTTACATAAAAAGAAAAAGAATGGGGATATAGATGAGAAAAATCCTTATTATTCTGATATTAATATTATTAACTTCCTCACTATTTCTCTATGGAATTTTTAAAGGAGGAAATGCAAAATCTATAAGTATTGAAGATGTAAAAAATTTTTTACTATATGGAACTACTAAAAATGATTTTAAAGATATGTTAATCTGGAAAGTTAGAATCCCTCCACTAATAACTGCCTTAATAGTTGGTGCAGTTTTGGCAGTTTCAGGTTTAAAACTTCAAACCTTATTTAGGAATCTTTTAGCATCACCATATACGACAGGAATATCGAGTGGGGCAGTGCTTGGTGTAGCAATTGCCATATTTCTTGGATTTTCATTTACATCTTTAAGTTTTCTTTTAGATATTTCTAAGTCTAACTATGTAGTTGGTGGTTGGGTAGGAGCAGCTTTGGCATTGGTTGTTTTATTATTACTTGCTTCAAAAGTTAGAGAAGTTACTGGAGTGTTAGTTTGTGCTTTACTATTTTCATACTTCTACTATGGTGTTGAGAGTTATCTTATAACATTTGCTGAAAATGTGCAAATTCAAGAATTTTGGATGTTTCTACAGGGAAGTTTTACTGGTGTTAGATGGAATGATATAAAATTAATGGTCATATGTTCCTTAATTTTTTTAATTTCATCATATTTATTATCAAAACACTTAAATGCCCTACTGTTTGGAGAATCTTATGCAAAAAGTTTTGGTTTAAATATTAAAAGGGTTAGAATATTAATTCTATTACTTTCTGGCTTTATTGTAGGATCTACAATTCCATTTGTAGGTTTAATTCCATTTATTGGAATCGCCTCTCCATATATAGCCAGAATTATTATGAGAACATCTGACCATAGGTGGACAATTCCTGCGTCAATGCTTATAGGAATGTGTATCTCACTACTATGTTATTTAGTATCTATAAAGATATTTGCTCCAAAAGTAGTTCCTGTAAAATCAATTTTAGATTTGTTAGGTGGAGCGTTAGTTGTTTATTTAATATATAGCTCAGAGAAAAAATATAGATTTGAGTAAATTATTATATATAGTTACAGGCAAATAGTGTTTATTATATAATAAAAATTGTGGGGATATTTATGAAACCAACAGCTTATTTTTGTATGGAGTTTGCTATTCATCAACCTTTAAAAACTTACGCAGGGGGCTTAGGTTTCTTAGCAGGTTCTCATTTCAGAGCGGCTAAAAGATTAAATCAACCTCTTGTAGGAGTTTCAATATTGTGGAGTTATGGATACTATGATCAGTTGAGAGATAGAGAAGGTAATATGAAAGTTGAATACATAAGGAAGTATTATGATTTCTTAGAGGATATTAATCTAAAAGTTCCAGTTACTATAAACAATAATACAGTGTGGGTTAAGGCATATAAATTGGAAGAGGATGTCTTTGGAACATGTCCAATATATTTCTTAACCACTGACATTCCAGAAAACGATGACTTTTCAAGAACAATAACACATAGGTTGTATGATGCTAACAATATATTACACATTGCTCAACAGATAGTTTTAGGAGTTGGAGGTTATAAGGTTATAAAAGAGTGTGAAAATGTAAAACTCTATCATATGAACGAACCTCATCCTCTACCGCTTGTTTTTAAACTTATAGAGGATTATGGGCTTGAATACACTAAAAATCATGTAGTATTTACTACTCACACTCCATTACCAGAGGGAAATGAAACTCAGGATATTAATTTATTAAAATCTATGGGTTTCTTTGGAAATGTGGATATAAAATTAGCTGAAAAATTAGGAGGTAATCCATTTAACTATACCGTATGTGCTTTAAGAACATGTAAGAGGGCTAATGCAGTATCTAAGAAACATAAAGAAGTTTGCGATAAAATGTGGAGTTGGGTTAAAGACAAATGTGAGATAGTTGCAATAACGAATGCTCAAGATAGACACTATTGGCAAGATCCTATAATAAGAGAGGCGGCAAAAAAATATGATATTGATATGTTGAGAGAGAGAAAAATAGAGCTAAAGGAGATATTATTTGAAGAAGTAGCTGATCAAACAGGTAAGATATTTAAAAAAGATAGATTAACCGTAGTTTGGGCAAGAAGATTTGTAGCTTACAAAAGACC from Methanocaldococcus lauensis encodes the following:
- a CDS encoding FecCD family ABC transporter permease codes for the protein MRKILIILILILLTSSLFLYGIFKGGNAKSISIEDVKNFLLYGTTKNDFKDMLIWKVRIPPLITALIVGAVLAVSGLKLQTLFRNLLASPYTTGISSGAVLGVAIAIFLGFSFTSLSFLLDISKSNYVVGGWVGAALALVVLLLLASKVREVTGVLVCALLFSYFYYGVESYLITFAENVQIQEFWMFLQGSFTGVRWNDIKLMVICSLIFLISSYLLSKHLNALLFGESYAKSFGLNIKRVRILILLLSGFIVGSTIPFVGLIPFIGIASPYIARIIMRTSDHRWTIPASMLIGMCISLLCYLVSIKIFAPKVVPVKSILDLLGGALVVYLIYSSEKKYRFE
- the glgP gene encoding alpha-glucan family phosphorylase → MKPTAYFCMEFAIHQPLKTYAGGLGFLAGSHFRAAKRLNQPLVGVSILWSYGYYDQLRDREGNMKVEYIRKYYDFLEDINLKVPVTINNNTVWVKAYKLEEDVFGTCPIYFLTTDIPENDDFSRTITHRLYDANNILHIAQQIVLGVGGYKVIKECENVKLYHMNEPHPLPLVFKLIEDYGLEYTKNHVVFTTHTPLPEGNETQDINLLKSMGFFGNVDIKLAEKLGGNPFNYTVCALRTCKRANAVSKKHKEVCDKMWSWVKDKCEIVAITNAQDRHYWQDPIIREAAKKYDIDMLRERKIELKEILFEEVADQTGKIFKKDRLTVVWARRFVAYKRPYILLYDEMRLLELLKKKKIQVIWAGKPHPNDHNMIATFNWIVSKTRDMKGATILTGYELKLSKLLKQGSDIWLNTPKLNHEASGTSGMTASMNASIHMSTLDGWHVEWAKMYPDDSFTIGDGVRDDDPYVANCIYNLLEEVADMYDTEKWWMKACNCVNHIVEYFDAERMAKEYAEKLYK